In Zingiber officinale cultivar Zhangliang chromosome 6A, Zo_v1.1, whole genome shotgun sequence, a single genomic region encodes these proteins:
- the LOC121996327 gene encoding 50S ribosomal protein L5, chloroplastic-like codes for MATAASPFPSTARLLLPSTQPPHCLAHRLLALRFNSVGKSLAARAAAVTSPTPSPLTSSSGIVLVDHSEAEKANRLKSAYLEKVVPLLKEEFSYKNIHEIPKIEKIVVNCGMGDAEQNSKGLEAAMKDLAVITGQRPVKTKAKNSIATFKLREGATVGIAVTLRGNVMFSFLDRLINLGLPRTRDFQGVNPNSFDGHGNYSVGFRDQSMFPEIRYEALGKQRGMDVCITTTAKTDKEAHRLLGLLGMPFREGGGPATVVVPKKKRKAAHFDGKAKGRK; via the exons ATGGCGACCGCAGCCTCCCCATTCCCCTCCACTGCTCGCCTCCTGTTGCCCTCCACGCAGCCTCCCCATTGCTTAGCTCACCGCTTGCTCGCACTCCGTTTCAACTCCGTCGGCAAGAGCCTGGCAGCGAGGGCCGCGGCTGTCACTTCCCCTACCCCGTCTCCCCTCACGTCCTCCTCCGGCATCGTCCTCGTCGACCATTCTGAAGCCGAGAAGGCCAACCGTCTCAAAAGCGCCTACCTCGAGAAGGTCGTTCCCCTCCTAAAAGAGGAGTTCAGCTACAAAAACATCCACGAG ATTCCAAAGATTGAGAAGATAGTGGTGAATTGTGGGATGGGAGACGCAGAACAGAATTCAAAAGGGTTGGAGGCGGCGATGAAAGACTTAGCAGTGATTACTGGGCAGAGGCCTGTGAAGACGAAGGCAAAAAATTCTATTGCAACATTTAAGCTCAGGGAGGGTGCCACTGTCGGCATTGCTGTCACCCTCCGAGGTAAT GTGATGTTTTCCTTCCTTGATCGGCTCATAAACCTGGGTCTTCCAAGGACCAGGGACTTTCAAGGTGTAAACCCAAATAGTTTTGATGGACATGGAAACTACAGTGTAGGCTTCCGAGATCAAAGTATGTTTCCAGAGATCCGATATGAAGCCCTGGGCAAGCAAAGAGGAATGGATGTTTGCATCACAACGACAGCAAAAACTGACAAGGAAGCTCATAGACTACTTGGTCTTCTTGGCATGCCGTTTCGAGAGGGTGGAGGCCCGGCAACAGTGGTAGTGcccaagaagaagagaaaggctGCTCATTTTGATGGCAAAGCCAAGGGAAGAAAGTAG